Proteins from one Bacteroidota bacterium genomic window:
- a CDS encoding T9SS type A sorting domain-containing protein gives MKNLLTILFSILFVTKMEAQNDFAPIGAVWKYRCMSAFDTSLHTCSLNSVADTIIQGRQCKILKKNVLGGCDYRGFTEYMYSDSGKVFFFDSNRNIFQLLFDINANVGDHFSLIPSYPSNDSIVFMADSISSMIINSISLKVLYIHYIHKPPNLSVYVYNSKIIERIGFTSFMFPWDNISCAEGYTRPLGCYSDPILGFYDFGTITNCSPASVIEPEENTFSIFPNPNNGKFTVSLDSGNSRILIYNILGELIHENIYSGTRQNISIELPFQSKGIYIVKIQSEKMLIAKKVIIE, from the coding sequence ATGAAGAACCTATTAACAATATTGTTTTCCATTTTATTTGTAACAAAAATGGAAGCTCAAAATGACTTCGCGCCAATTGGTGCAGTATGGAAATACAGGTGTATGTCTGCATTTGACACATCCCTGCACACTTGCTCTCTCAATTCTGTTGCAGATACCATTATACAAGGAAGACAATGCAAAATTTTAAAGAAGAATGTGCTCGGGGGATGCGATTACCGGGGGTTTACTGAATATATGTATTCTGATAGTGGAAAAGTATTTTTCTTTGATTCTAATAGAAATATTTTTCAATTATTATTTGATATTAATGCTAATGTTGGCGACCATTTTTCGTTAATTCCCTCATATCCATCAAATGATTCAATTGTTTTTATGGCTGACTCTATTTCCTCCATGATAATCAATAGTATTTCTTTAAAAGTATTGTATATTCATTATATACATAAACCCCCTAATTTGAGTGTGTATGTTTATAATAGTAAAATTATTGAAAGAATTGGATTTACCTCTTTTATGTTTCCTTGGGATAATATTTCATGCGCAGAAGGTTATACTAGACCATTAGGATGCTATTCAGATCCAATTCTTGGTTTTTATGATTTTGGGACTATTACTAATTGCTCCCCGGCCTCTGTAATTGAACCTGAAGAAAACACTTTTTCTATTTTTCCGAACCCGAACAACGGAAAATTTACAGTTTCACTTGACAGCGGCAATAGCAGAATTTTAATTTATAATATTCTTGGAGAATTAATTCACGAAAATATTTATTCAGGCACGCGGCAGAACATATCCATTGAATTGCCTTTTCAATCAAAAGGAATTTACATTGTGAAAATTCAATCGGAAAAAATGCTGATAGCAAAAAAAGTTATTATTGAATGA